From a single Entelurus aequoreus isolate RoL-2023_Sb linkage group LG12, RoL_Eaeq_v1.1, whole genome shotgun sequence genomic region:
- the zbed4 gene encoding zinc finger BED domain-containing protein 4 produces MDGEDDVSHTGEDVLGSIDKKREAKGICLKIEGQDGYVFKSYSMNPRETMATKSSISSTLDKDLPPSVHLCSQGDTEKDPVSPSLSSKWLGISTDENTENENYEIGNEPNEHIKEESRETNDLEDETQDFEKLEFGPFLTRDGDDYSNLLNGYTSTLYDVAMDAVTQSLLASMRSQTNSRKKSPAWNHFCISPRDNTKAICLYCMKEFSRGKNEKDLSTSCLMRHVRRAHPTMLYQDGADASAHNLSSLASSLIPPSPNSPKNGDINSLMYPGSKNTSPSTSSAENSDLSSKEALPKVEPKLEPVCSTLAPSHSCENNLEDMSDGSTERLPCNPKSARSRRRSAVWKHFYLSPLDSSKAVCIHCMNEFSRGKNGKDLGTSCLIRHMWRAHKEVVIEENGLGNHIPPPYSNPPSLLSRTPIHDPLDIKKESPLPSSPETVSDEVSQAAVESMDIKEESDEAMLLSEQEPSLNLLFSGPEEDTPVTSSPCDLSDAPDLNQNHAIFQQNKKIMKRVKSEVWQHFLVSPVDQLKALCRYCPCVISRGKRGDFGTSCLMRHLMRRHPDVLQNQKNTDKEPSPQPYVNMTPDTVSTKETESPASEKKPQTGFSKKTSKLWNHFSISPTDPTKVICLHCSRTISRGKKTTNLGTSCLFRHMQRFHRQFLESNNTISGDVPSAEICVKQELVDMSVYDAKQSHERFDEHHPVAKKITKLIAEMIALDLQPSSMVENAGLNRLLEYLQPQYCLPTSSYFTSTAIPDMYAKVKDVVLTHLKEAEGGVIHFTTSIWVSSQTKEYLTLTAHWATYESSVRPQGQDFHCSALLSVSNIDCDQDMHDIPKQLEYLWDSWIMSSGLKKGFTVTDNASIRNNLEDHGHVTVQCFGHTIDLIVSEAIKSQRMVQNLLSIARKICERVHRSAKVKEKLAELQRDHQLPENQLVQDIPSKWRTSLLMLERLVEQKNAIDEMSIECNFREIISCDQWEVIQSVCHTLKPFDVAYQEISSRTATLGQVIPLIHILNRKIDLLFDETVGIDTMLKSLKEAMVSRMSATLHDTRFTWATMLDPRYKTSLFTEEDAEQCKQDLIQELDLFSSTSAEKSSLPNSCNKALAPDGTAISRKDNIWSLMADLRQKVKQEEKPKSSELAVLEYFEEDILDQGCDPLDYWNLKKFLWPELAKVAARYVGCPPSIVPAESLFSTASGNCARNHPRPSLENMEGLLFLKVNLPLIYFQY; encoded by the coding sequence ATGGACGGGGAGGACGATGTCTCGCACACGGGGGAGGACGTGCTCGGCTCCATAGACAAGAAACGAGAGGCGAAGGGGATTTGCCTAAAGATTGAGGGTCAGGATGGATATGTGTTTAAATCCTACAGCATGAACCCCCGAGAGACTATGGCTACCAAGTCGTCTATCTCCTCAACACTGGATAAAGACCTCCCTCCCTCCGTCCATCTATGTTCTCAGGGTGACACAGAAAAAGACCCGGTGTCTCCGTCTCTTTCAAGCAAATGGCTCGGCATCAGCACAGATGAAAATACAGAGAATGAAAACTATGAAATTGGTAACGAGCCTAATGAGCACATTAAAGAAGAAAGTCGGGAGACAAACGATTTAGAGGATGAAACACAGGATTTTGAAAAATTGGAATTTGGCCCTTTTTTGACAAGAGATGGGGATGACTATAGTAACCTACTAAATGGCTACACAAGCACTCTTTACGATGTTGCCATGGACGCTGTCACCCAAAGTCTTCTGGCGTCGATGAGAAGTCAAACTAACTCTAGGAAAAAGTCCCCCGCATGGAATCATTTCTGCATATCACCAAGAGATAACACCAAAGCAATCTGTTTGTACTGCATGAAAGAGTTCAGTCGGGGAAAGAACGAGAAAGACCTCAGTACAAGCTGCTTGATGAGGCACGTGCGAAGGGCCCACCCTACCATGCTCTACCAAGATGGCGCTGACGCATCAGCGCATAATCTGAGTTCTTTAGCCTCCTCTTTGATTCCTCCCTCGCCAAACTCGCCAAAAAACGGGGACATAAACAGTTTAATGTATCCTGGGTCAAAGAACACTTCACCGTCCACGTCTTCTGCTGAAAATTCCGACTTATCATCCAAAGAGGCGTTACCCAAAGTCGAACCAAAACTTGAGCCTGTTTGCAGCACGCTTGCACCCTCGCATTCCTGTGAAAACAACCTTGAAGACATGTCTGACGGAAGCACCGAACGCCTTCCCTGTAACCCAAAAAGCGCACGTTCCCGTCGTAGATCGGCTGTATGGAAACACTTTTACCTTTCCCCCTTGGACAGTTCTAAAGCGGTATGCATCCACTGCATGAATGAATTCAGCAGGGGGAAAAATGGGAAGGATCTTGGCACAAGTTGTCTTATTCGTCACATGTGGAGAGCCCACAAAGAGGTCGTCATTGAGGAAAATGGACTAGGCAATCACATTCCTCCACCCTACTCAAACCCGCCGTCACTCTTGTCCCGCACACCAATACATGACCCGCTAGATATAAAAAAAGAATCACCACTTCCGTCTTCACCAGAAActgtatcagatgaagtatcccAAGCTGCGGTGGAAAGCATGGATATAAAAGAGGAATCTGATGAGGCTATGCTACTGTCCGAACAGGAGCCCTCTCTCAATCTGCTTTTTAGTGGTCCTGAAGAGGACACACCCGTAACCTCTTCGCCATGTGATCTCTCTGACGCTCCCGACCTCAACCAGAATCATGCTATTTTTCAGCagaacaaaaaaataatgaaacggGTAAAATCGGAGGTCTGGCAGCATTTCCTTGTATCGCCCGTTGACCAGTTAAAAGCACTGTGCCGTTACTGTCCATGCGTCATCAGTCGTGGGAAACGGGGGGACTTTGGCACAAGCTGTCTAATGAGGCACCTCATGAGGCGCCACCCAGACGtcctacaaaaccaaaaaaacacagacaaggaGCCCTCCCCCCAGCCCTACGTTAACATGACCCCAGACACAGTTTCAACCAAAGAAACTGAAAGCCCTGCCAGTGAGAAAAAGCCACAAACCGGTTTCAGTAAGAAGACGTCCAAACTGTGGAACCATTTCTCAATTTCACCAACTGACCCCACCAAGGTGATTTGTTTGCACTGTAGCCGCACTATAAGTCGAGGCAAAAAGACTACAAACCTCGGCACCAGCTGCCTCTTCAGGCACATGCAGAGGTTTCACAGACAATTCCTCGAAAGCAACAATACTATCTCAGGTGACGTGCCATCTGCTGAAATTTGCGTCAAACAGGAACTCGTAGATATGTCCGTTTACGACGCGAAGCAGAGCCACGAGAGGTTTGACGAACACCACCCAGTTGCcaaaaaaataaccaaacttaTCGCTGAAATGATTGCACTGGATCTTCAGCCATCATCCATGGTGGAAAATGCTGGACTAAACCGATTACTAGAGTACCTCCAGCCTCAGTATTGTCTACCAACCTCTTCTTACTTCACCAGCACTGCAATACCAGATATGTACGCAAAGGTGAAGGACGTTGTGCTGACACACCTGAAAGAGGCTGAGGGTGGAGTCATCCACTTCACGACGAGTATTTGGGTCAGTAGTCAGACAAAGGAGTACTTGACCCTCACTGCTCACTGGGCAACTTACGAGTCCAGCGTCAGACCCCAGGGCCAGGACTTCCACTGTTCAGCTCTCCTAAGTGTGTCCAACATAGACTGTGACCAGGATATGCACGACATCCCAAAGCAGCTGGAGTATCTCTGGGATTCATGGATCATGTCATCAGGGCTGAAGAAGGGTTTCACTGTGACCGACAACGCCAGCATCAGAAACAATCTGGAGGACCACGGCCATGTCACAGTGCAGTGTTTCGGACACACTATTGACCTCATTGTTAGCGAAGCCATAAAGAGCCAGAGAATGGTTCAGAACCTTCTGAGTATCGCACGAAAGATCTGCGAGCGCGTGCACCGCTCGGCCAAGGTGAAGGAGAAGCTGGCCGAACTCCAGAGAGACCACCAGCTACCGGAGAACCAACTTGTTCAGGACATCCCTTCTAAATGGAGGACTTCCCTTTTAATGCTGGAGCGGCTGGTGGAGCAAAAAAACGCCATTGACGAGATGTCAATCGAGTGCAATTTCAGGGAGATCATCAGCTGCGACCAGTGGGAGGTGATCCAGTCCGTCTGCCATACACTGAAACCTTTTGATGTGGCCTACCAGGAAATCAGCAGCCGCACTGCCACTCTGGGACAAGTGATACCACTCATTCATATCCTAAATCGAAAGATAGACCTGCTGTTTGACGAGACCGTGGGCATAGACACCATGCTCAAGTCCCTCAAAGAAGCAATGGTGAGCAGAATGTCGGCCACCTTGCACGACACACGCTTCACCTGGGCGACCATGCTGGATCCCCGTTATAAGACTTCATTGTTCACAGAGGAAGATGCAGAGCAATGCAAGCAAGACCTGATCCAGGAGCTGGACTTGTTTTCTTCTACCTCAGCAGAAAAGTCTTCACTGCCCAACAGCTGCAACAAAGCCCTCGCACCCGACGGCACGGCCATTTCCAGAAAGGACAACATCTGGTCCCTGATGGCCGACTTAAGGCAAAAGGTTAAACAAGAGGAGAAGCCAAAGTCCTCCGAATTGGCAGTGCTGGAGTACTTTGAGGAGGACATACTGGATCAAGGCTGTGACCCGCTCGACTATTGGAATCTTAAGAAGTTCCTATGGCCCGAGCTTGCAAAGGTAGCCGCCCGCTACGTGGGCTGCCCGCCCAGCATCGTTCCAGCGGAGTCGCTGTTCAGCACTGCCAGCGGCAACTGTGCCCGAAACCACCCTAGGCCTTCACTGGAAAACATGGAGGGTCTGCTCTTCCTAAAAGTCAACCTCCCTTTGATCTACTTTCAATACTGA